The Miscanthus floridulus cultivar M001 chromosome 6, ASM1932011v1, whole genome shotgun sequence genomic interval GAACAATGCCGCTTGTGCAATACAGAGGTTAGCAATGGTGTCACCCACCTCTTTTTTCCTTTATTCACTTTTTATACTGGTGGCTGGTGCTCGCTATATATTTAGTTTTGTTCATGGCTAAATAAATACTCTAGCTGAGTAGTTTAAGAATAGAGGGGAGGCGGATGATTTGCAACTTCTGGTAGTGATTTTCAGGGCTCAAATTAGATGATCTAGTCAAGTAAATTAAGAACAAAGGGGATGTCGATGGTTGAAAACAACTGAAATCTGGCTTATTTATAAACCCAACTAAATAGATCAAGAGTAGAAGTTGAGTGAGGATTGTTTACCTTCTGGTTTCCCACACTCCTCTCTCACCCACGGGAGCCTCCGAAATCGGCAGTAAAACTGGTGGTGGGTTAAGGGTCAGGATTAGGCTTCTAAGCTCGCCCTGCACTTGCAGTTCTGTCTTATAAAATACATGTAAGATTCTGCAAGTGCAATAAAGAAACAGAGAGGCCAAGAGGGTCATGGAATTAGAATTAGGAGGGAGCACTCTGCAATGACCAAATTAGGATTTTACAAAAAATGCAGTTGAAACAATTAAGATCCAAGAATATGCTTGAGGTGTGGAGCAAGCGGTAGCTCAGCATATACACAGTAAAGAAAAGTAACTTGAAAGCAACATGTACTTTGAAATTATAATAAGATTAATGTGATTAATGCATTGGACAGTCTGACAATTAATTGACAAGTAGCCGCACAATTCATAATAAAAGATACAATTTTCAGTGAATAATAACACATTGATGTTAATGGAATTTACAAACTGACATATGCAAAGTATCATGCAATCAAAAACAGATTTTATCGATGAGCTCCTTTATCTGTGTATGATTGCCTAAAAATTCATCATTTATTCCAGCATTTTGATTTTCCGCTTCTCAAATACATATCATGTAAATGAAGGAAGTTTATTGTTATATGCATGTTGGAATTTAAGTAACGGAAGTGTTTGAGCTAGCAACTCTGATACATTTCTTTCCTTCAGTTGTTTGCGTACCTGTGTTATAGAGATGCTTGTTCAGAGGGATCGTCGTTGTCCACCACCGGCTAGGGAAGGTCTCAAGGTACAACAAGACGTAGTTGGTGTCAATGCTCTCCTTCTCCTCGTCGCTTTCCATATCTATCAGGTGAAGGACCATAGGGGTGCATGCCTGCTATGGCAGCGTGGCCAATCCCACAAATTGCATTTCGTCAAGCAGGCAGCGTGCACGACAGCTGCTGGCACTGGCACCATCCCCGGTCATCCGCGAACTGCCGTCGATAGGCGTTGTGCAAACCCAGCCACGGTCGTGCACCAATGCAGGCTTGCTTCACGACACGACCCACGGGAGTCGGGCTACGGTGGTGGCAGCCACGCACAGAAGCTTTGCGGTGAGGTCGGCTGCGTTGCGTGTGTTTCCTTGGCCTGCAGCCCGTAGCTAGACGTGGTCGCTGGCGGCGGCGGAGAAGCGGCGGGGAGACGAGGCACGCCCGTAGCCGGGCTGCGATGGCCCCTGGCCGCCTGGCCACGCGCGGCGGCCGGTACCTGCGCCTGCCGGGATGGCTCCGGGGTGGCCAGAGCCGCCACGCCCGCGCGGGACCGGACGGGGGTCGCTGGGGCCTCCGCTCGCGCCGGGATGGCCACGACCGGAGCGGGCGGGACCGCTGCGCTCGCACCTCGCCTACGCTGGGATCGCCGGTGCCTCTGGGCCCCCCCACCCACGCCGGGATGGCCGGGGCGCCCCGTAGTCACAGCCGCGAGGCAGCAGTCGTAGGTGGAGGGGATGAGTCCGCGGTCCACGGGTACGCAAGCATTCGCGATGGCCCGATTTTGCGGCGTAACAGGTAGAGACCCGCGAAGACCCTGATCTGACGGTCGATTGCTTGTTTGCCAGATCGAACGGTTGATGGGTTAGCGGGTGACGTGGCACTATCTGGTGCTCACTTTTAGAAGCAGGATTCCTATATAGTGATATGCTCCATTCGTCCTAAAAAATACAATTGTAGCACTTATGTATTGCCCCCAAAAAATATTCATCTCATATTTTGAGTGGTCAAATAGTCTCAaaactttaaccaaatatatacacAATCACTACAGTTATAATATCAAGTAAGtctcattagattaattatgccatatatttttatagtaaacctatttagagatataaatgtctatagtattttctataaatccagTTAAAATTAAAAGTACTTGACTTTTCAGAATGCGAGATAAGTACTTATTTTAGGACAGAGGAAATATGGGACGTGCTATCTTAAAAAGGAGTGCTATATAGATATTCTATGCAATAAAGTATAGAGTTTATAGGTGCAATCGTTTGCTTTTGTCTAATCAAGACAGGTGGAGCATAAAAAGCATAGAGATATGTGTCTTTTTTTTTGGTGTTGGCTAACTTCTCGATATGTAAAAATTGTATTCTTTCCTAGGACAGAGggaatagatagatagatagtgATGTCTATTAGCAAATAGGCAAATTAAGATTGGGATCAAATCGAATCAGCAGGTCCGATCAACAAATTAATAATGTACGAATCAAGATTTTTCTAAGTGCGAAAAGATTGGGAGTTGAGataaggagttgttggagagagtttttttttttcaatcttaCCAAATAAATCAAGATTGTGAGTGGATTttgaaaactcttggagatgctataAGAGTCAAATTATACGATAGTTGTCTTTTATTTCTCTATAAAGTTTTTCTTTATTATGTGATACTACTTTTTACCCATGTCTTACATTCTCTTAGTCATCCTCACATCCAATTGCTATCTAGGCCCACATATGCATAGACTTCCATGTTCATCttgttgcttgcatgagagtcaGCTCTTGTCTCCCTCCTCCCTTTTCAGCtcgttcgtttcggctgaaacgatcgtgaattataagcCAGAAGTTCTGCTGGCtgttttggtgtgagagaaaaatactgttgcagCTTATAATTCATTATCGTATAAgccaaaacgaacaggctgtttgtCTTCTCTGTATCAGCAAAAATACCGACTAGTTTGTCTAAAGCCATTATTGTACGTTTCCTAAAAAAAACCCCATTATTGTACTTGCTGACTGGATTATTGTCTAAAATACTGACTTGTCGCTAAAACATTTATATCTACTAAGCATAGTATCATAGTATATACTCCTATAGTCCTATAGATTGAGTGTGTATATCTACTAAGCATAGTATCATAGTATACACCTTTATATACATGTAGCATCCTCGCAGTTATATATTTTAGTAGCTAGGGCGCGTACATGAGTGCTCAATAATCGGCAAAGAATATACGGGGAGAATGAGATAAGAGAGCCCTGCGGCGCGCGCGCATGCACGGATCGGAGCGGATAACCAGCAGGCAAGGCGTGCATGTGCGCCTCCGAGAAGAGCAAATGAATGGATCGATGCACACATCGACCGGACCGATGGTGGCGAATGCAGTTTGATTCTGCTGCTGGCACTCACTCATCTCCGATGATTCGTCTCACACGAGCGACGGATCGGACAGAGCAagtgcctgcctgcctgctgcCTTTCTCGCAGTGCTCGCAAGATGGCGCCATGATGGCCGGCGGGCTCCTCCTCGTCGTCTTTCAGCA includes:
- the LOC136461598 gene encoding uncharacterized protein, with protein sequence MVLHLIDMESDEEKESIDTNYVLLYLETFPSRWWTTTIPLNKHLYNTELQVQGELRSLILTLNPPPVLLPISEAPVGERGVWETRRKAFSARSIAFAWLITNGAVV